One region of Rana temporaria chromosome 9, aRanTem1.1, whole genome shotgun sequence genomic DNA includes:
- the LOC120913436 gene encoding mRNA decay activator protein ZFP36L2-A-like isoform X2, whose product MPSNLLSPFPELDTDLAMDFVSLFSGISLKSGGEELPTTYSSCPINLNDNTNGNEFSIDSTAWPLQTPWSRETDLPSSNSLRHIPFQADRSVSMIEESKKSSLAGARTAASTRYKTELCRTFHESGSCKYGSKCQFAHGTAELRGLNRHPKYKTELCRTYHTIGFCPYGSRCHFIHNAEEQRFNSASKGQRPPLLRHSVSCSGIPSSSSSSSSSSLSLFSASMASSLTSLSPFSPSSPVTPISNPFASVGPLSPTSSPLTLNLPFFASMSPPRPDMVSGGLQLQLSPWRKGDPKGEERWESLSRPETEEETAGNSQEAKRLPIFSFLSD is encoded by the coding sequence GATTTTGTGTCCCTGTTTTCTGGGATCAGTCTTAAAAGTGGTGGGGAGGAACTGCCCACCACATACTCCTCCTGTCCAATCAACCTCAATGACAACACAAATGGCAATGAATTTTCAATTGACTCTACTGCTTGGCCACTGCAAACTCCATGGAGTCGGGAGACCGACCTGCCTTCATCAAACTCTCTGCGTCACATCCCTTTCCAAGCTGACCGCTCTGTGAGCATGATCGAGGAGAGCAAGAAGTCGTCCTTGGCAGGGGCTAGAACCGCTGCTTCCACACGCTACAAGACGGAGCTCTGTCGCACGTTCCACGAGAGCGGCTCCTGCAAGTATGGCTCCAAGTGTCAGTTTGCACATGGAACAGCAGAGCTCAGAGGGCTGAACCGTCATCCCAAGTACAAGACAGAGCTGTGCAGGACTTATCACACAATTGGCTTCTGTCCATACGGTTCCCGGTGTCACTTTATCCATAATGCTGAGGAGCAGAGGTTCAACAGTGCCAGCAAAGGACAAAGACCACCTCTTTTGAGACACAGCGTCAGTTGCTCAGGCATCCCTTCATCGTCctcttcatcttcctcctcttCACTCTCCTTATTCTCCGCTTCCATGGCCTCTTCCCTCACCTCCCTGTCTCCCTTTTCTCCATCCAGCCCAGTGACACCGATATCCAATCCCTTTGCCAGTGTTGGTCCTTTATCTCCAACATCTTCTCCTCTTACACTGAACCTGCCGTTTTTTGCATCAATGTCCCCTCCACGACCAGACATGGTGTCTGGTGGCCTGCAGCTACAGCTCTCTCCCTGGAGGAAAGGTGACCCTaagggagaggagagatgggAATCCTTGTCTCGCCCAGAGACTGAAGAAGAAACTGCAGGAAACTCGCAGGAAGCCAAGCGTCTCCCCATCTTCAGCTTTCTTTCAGACTAA
- the LOC120913436 gene encoding mRNA decay activator protein ZFP36L2-A-like isoform X1, with the protein MQSPGAPSRLWKSSSDPSCNDSKEEMFSDFVSLFSGISLKSGGEELPTTYSSCPINLNDNTNGNEFSIDSTAWPLQTPWSRETDLPSSNSLRHIPFQADRSVSMIEESKKSSLAGARTAASTRYKTELCRTFHESGSCKYGSKCQFAHGTAELRGLNRHPKYKTELCRTYHTIGFCPYGSRCHFIHNAEEQRFNSASKGQRPPLLRHSVSCSGIPSSSSSSSSSSLSLFSASMASSLTSLSPFSPSSPVTPISNPFASVGPLSPTSSPLTLNLPFFASMSPPRPDMVSGGLQLQLSPWRKGDPKGEERWESLSRPETEEETAGNSQEAKRLPIFSFLSD; encoded by the coding sequence GATTTTGTGTCCCTGTTTTCTGGGATCAGTCTTAAAAGTGGTGGGGAGGAACTGCCCACCACATACTCCTCCTGTCCAATCAACCTCAATGACAACACAAATGGCAATGAATTTTCAATTGACTCTACTGCTTGGCCACTGCAAACTCCATGGAGTCGGGAGACCGACCTGCCTTCATCAAACTCTCTGCGTCACATCCCTTTCCAAGCTGACCGCTCTGTGAGCATGATCGAGGAGAGCAAGAAGTCGTCCTTGGCAGGGGCTAGAACCGCTGCTTCCACACGCTACAAGACGGAGCTCTGTCGCACGTTCCACGAGAGCGGCTCCTGCAAGTATGGCTCCAAGTGTCAGTTTGCACATGGAACAGCAGAGCTCAGAGGGCTGAACCGTCATCCCAAGTACAAGACAGAGCTGTGCAGGACTTATCACACAATTGGCTTCTGTCCATACGGTTCCCGGTGTCACTTTATCCATAATGCTGAGGAGCAGAGGTTCAACAGTGCCAGCAAAGGACAAAGACCACCTCTTTTGAGACACAGCGTCAGTTGCTCAGGCATCCCTTCATCGTCctcttcatcttcctcctcttCACTCTCCTTATTCTCCGCTTCCATGGCCTCTTCCCTCACCTCCCTGTCTCCCTTTTCTCCATCCAGCCCAGTGACACCGATATCCAATCCCTTTGCCAGTGTTGGTCCTTTATCTCCAACATCTTCTCCTCTTACACTGAACCTGCCGTTTTTTGCATCAATGTCCCCTCCACGACCAGACATGGTGTCTGGTGGCCTGCAGCTACAGCTCTCTCCCTGGAGGAAAGGTGACCCTaagggagaggagagatgggAATCCTTGTCTCGCCCAGAGACTGAAGAAGAAACTGCAGGAAACTCGCAGGAAGCCAAGCGTCTCCCCATCTTCAGCTTTCTTTCAGACTAA